Genomic segment of uncultured Desulfobacter sp.:
AACCAGTTGGCCACAGTCGGGATTGGTGGCAGCCGCTTTCTGGTAAACGCTTGAGGCAAAAGCTGCATCACCGGTATTTTCAAAACTTGCCTTGGCCAGTTTCAGATATTCTTCAAACTTGGCATACTTTTCTTCGGCTTTTTTGTAAACGGACAGGGTGAACGCATTGTCATCCAGCTGCGCTTTGACGATTTCAGCAAATTTGAGCAGCTCATCGCCTTTTTCCAGGGAGCCGGCAGCCTTTTCATAAATGGCCCGGGCAAAGTCCTTATCACCCAGATCTTTAATGGCGCCTGCGGCAAGGGCGCTGAATCCGTCAGCTGTAGACGCGGCTGCGATACCTTTTTCGTAAATTTCCTTGGCTTGATTCTGATCTTTGGTGCTGTCCAGGATAGATTTGGCAAAGGAGACAAAATCTTCGGGTTTTGTACATTTTTCAAACGCTTTGTCCATAACCACTTTGGCCATGTCCGGATCAGTTTTAGAAAGCTCGTTGCTCAGATTAAGGAAATCGGTGAGCTTGGTGCATTTACCCATGGCAGCTTCATTCATCTCCTTGGCCATATCGTCCAGGCCAAGTTTGCCGGCAGCAGTACCAAGACCGATGAAATCCGCAGCGCTCATGCACAGCATTTTAGCATTGGAAAGAAAGTTGCCGACCACATCGTCGTCACCGATGATCTCTTTGGCAGCCTCGGCATAAACCACAGCCTCATCATAGGTCTGGGCCCATTCAGCACCCTCTTCCATCAATTCAACCGCCCAGTCTTTATCATCCAGGCCGGTTACGATCTCTTTGGCCACACCAATGTATTCTTCCGGTGAATCACAGCTTTCCGCTTTCTCTTCCAGTTCTTCTTTGAGTCCCATAATTTCTCCTTATTTAGTTTTATTTGATGATTTAAGGGGTATTATCGATCAATTATATTCAACGGGAAACGCCCGTCGGCACACAGTCATTTCATGGGGTAACCGGCAATATATCGGCCATGGGCGGACATGGCCCGCTAATGCCAATCGCATAACAACCTGCTAAGGACTTTCACATAATATATCCCCGACTCTAATAACATACTGATATAAAAACAGACAATGGGGATTTTGCATAAAGTTAAATTTTTTAAAGAATAGAGTTAAAATAAATTGAACAAAAATGGCTGCGTCAACGGACTTGAATACATGGCGCATCAAGGGTTCAGCAGTATAACTGCGACGATTTGATGCCTCCGGAGACAAGGCGTCAAAGGAGATATTGTTTCGTTTCATTGATTTGCCAAGTACGTCTCATCTGTGGTACCAGGTATTGAAAAATAAACGTCCATCGCTTATAAGCCCTTTATGGTACCTGATATCTCTTACATCCTGGGTGCAAACAGACCTTTGCTCAAACGGTTTCGGCCCGTTTTTCTTATCCTTGCCGTCATCGCGTGGGGCCTTTTTTTTGCCACATCGGGCACTGCCCAGGCCAATCCATTTACCCAAAAAAGCGCAACTTCTGCGCCCCAACACCCGGATGACACTTTGCAGCGCGCCCCCCGGATGTCCCCATCCCCAACCCCGGGCCCAACGGACCGGACGTCAAGCATGATGGAACGTATCATTTTTTTTCAAATGAAACTCAAGGAAAAAATGACGACTCTGATCAGGCGGGCAAAGGAGACCGGGGAAACCTACCCGCTTTTATGGGTTCTGGCAGCAGGTTTTATATACGGGGTGGTGCATTCTGCAGGTCCCGGCCACGGCAAAGCCGTTGCCCTGTCCTACATTGTGTCGATCAAACCGACACTTCCCCGGGCCCTTGCCTTTGGCAATATTCTGGCCATCAGCCATGGGATGTCCGGGGTAGTCCTGGTGTTTTGCGTCAAATATATTCTGCAGGCATCCATGTCTGGCACCCTTGCCTCGGTCACCCATACCACCCAGATTGCAAGTTATTCACTGATTTTTGTTCTGGGTCTGTTTCTTTTTTTTCGCAAACTGCCGGTGTTCAAAAAAGTGAAACCTGGTCACCGGCCACAGGATGAAGAGACCGGGGTGCCTGTGGATGCCGGGTCTATCCTGCCCGCTCTCTTCATCGGCATGATTCCCTGCCCCGGCGTTGTCCTTTCTGTTCTGTTTTGTCTATCTTTAGGATTGCCCGGGTTCGGCATGATGCTGGCCTGTGCCATAACCCTTGGCATGGCTTCAACGCTATCGTTGGTCGTGCTGACGGCCATGGCCGGAAAGGCCGCCCTTCTTGCCCCTTTGTCCAGGCGTTTTTCTTTTGCCCACAATGCAGGAGATATCCTTGAAGCCCTGGCCGGCTTAATCCTCTCTACCCTATCTCTTATGCTTCTACTCACAATTTTAAACGCATAGAAACAAACTGTCGAATCCGACAAAATCCAAAAAAAACATTGACAAAAAGTTAAAAGAATGAAAATAAGGTTTCTGTTTTTAATTTAGAGTAAGCTAACAATTATTTATCATTGTAGACCCAAATGCTTATAAAGACAAAGACTCGCATGTTTAATTTAATATACGATTATAACAAAATCAGCATTTAAACCTGTCGGCACGCCTTTATTTGAATCAATGGCCGCCGGACAATTTTTGCAAATCTTTTAAGGAGAAAAAAATGAAAAAAAAATTATCTGTATTCACCTTCAGCGCCCTGGTCTTTGGACTTTTTCTGATCCAGGCCGCCCAGGCCCATACCCCGTTGTGTTCCTGCTATGACAACGGTGACGGCAGTGTAACCTGTGAAGGTGGATTTTCAGATGGGTCGTCGGCCGCAGGAGTCCAGATGCGTGTTGAGGACGCTGCCGGCAAGGTGTTGAATTCCGGCACAATGAATGATGACAGTGAATTCACCTTTGATAAACCCGCAGGAGATTACAAGGTGCAGTTTGATGCCGGGGAAGGTCACAAAATAACCGTGGATGGCAAGGAAATTAGTCAATAGGCAGATCACCTAAATAATATCTAAAAGGAGACTATTTTGAAAATGAAACATCTTATCACCGCATTCAGCACCCTGGCCATCCTGGCACTCAGCGTACCTGCATTTGCCCACTTTCAAATGATTTACACACCCGAAAGTGCCTTGAACAAAGGGGGAACAATCCCTTTGGCCATCGTTTTCACCCATCCCTTTGAAGCCGGCCACACCATGGACATGGGTACACCGGAACAATTTTTTGTTACCCGCTCAAGGGGTGAAAATACGCCTAAAAAAACGGATCTTCTGCCAACCCTGAAACCCATTACATGGACCAGCCTGACCAATTCAGGCGCAGCCTATGAGACCGAATATTCCGCAAGAGGCGGTGACCACATCTTCTGTCTGGTACCGGCCCCCTATTACGAAAGCGAAGAAGATGCCTACATCCAGCAGACCACCAAAATGATCGTCAATGTGGGCGGAGAGCCCGGGGCATGGATGGAACCTGTGGGGCTTGACTGTGAAATCGTTCCTTTGTGCAAACCCTATGACCGCTGGACCGGCAACGTATTCCAGGGCAAGGTATTGTTCAAGGGCAAACCTGTGGCCGGGGCAGAAATTGAAATTGAATTCATGAACCACCAACCGCTGCTGGACCAGAAAGCCTTTGCCGGGCAAGCCGCGGCAGTTGCCCCCCAGCCCGCCTTTGTACTGCAGACCATTTTTGCCGATGACAACGGCGTATTTACCTTTGGCATTCCCAAGGCCGGATGGTGGGGATTTGCAGCATTGGGCCTTGACCCCGAAGGCACGTTTAACGGCAAAGAGTGTTCCAAGGATGCAGTGATCTGGATTCAGGCCAAGGACATGAAATAGGGCATGAAATGAAATAGGGCATGAAATGAAATAGGGCATGAAATAAACTATGAAGTAAGCAAGCCTTCCGGTGCCGGTTCTTTTTTCTATCTTAACAAGTTACCATATTTTCTCCCAAAGGGACTCAACCTTACAAAGGGCCGGCACTTTCCCATTTTCAATGGCGGCAAACAATAAACACAATGAACCACCTGTTCACGGCACCCAGAGGACAGACCTTATGCACCCTGTTATCAGTGTTGACCATCTTTGCCACCGTTACGGCAAACGCTATATTTACAAAGACCTGAACTTCTCCATTTCCCCAGGGAAAATATACGGCCTGCTGGGCAAAAATGGCGTGGGTAAAACCACCCTGATCAAAATATTGATGGGATTTTTGCGGCCCGTGTCCGGAGCCTGCAAAGTATTCAACGAGCCCTCCCACAAGCTGTCGCCCGCCGCCAGGGCCAAAATCGGACTCTTATTTGAAGGCCATGTGGCCTATGAATTCATGTCCATCCGCCAGATCGAAAAATTTTACGCCCCCTTCTATCCAAACTGGGATGCCGGTATCTACTACCGGATGGTGGAAAAATTAAACCTTGGCCCCAATCATCTTATCCGCCGGATGTCCTGCGGCCAGCGCTCCCAGGTGGTGCTCGGGCTGTTGATGGCCCAGCAGCCGGAACTGCTGCTGCTGGACGACTACGCCATCGGGCTGGACCCGGGATACCGCAGGCTTTTCCTTGATGAAATGCGCAGCTATCTATCCTGCGGCAACCGCACGGTATTTCTAACCTCCCACGTGATCCAGGATATGGAAGATTTTGTGGATGAGGTTATTTTTCTCGAACGCGGGGGGCAGATGATGAACATCCGCCTTGACCACTTTAAAAAAAATTTTCTGTGTTTCAGGCTGCCGATTAAACCCAGCACCCCGGTTAACGGCGTAAACCAGGAAACCCTTTCGGACATCTCCAAAGATAAACTGCTTGGTGCCTGTGCCAAGATTAAAAACATTGAGGTTCATCCCAACCACATGGATCTGTTCACATTTGCCACCAAGGCGGATCTGCTTTCCGAGCTTACGGCGGTCGGTATCTGCGACAGTATGCTGGAACCTGTATTATTAAACTTGGAAGATGCGTTTATCGGTTATACGGGAAGGTATTCATGATTCAAGCCGTTTTCAGAAAAGAATTTTTTAAAATCAGGTTTTTATGGCTGCTGGTGTTTATTGCCAACCTCCTGCTTTTAATACACATCTGGATATCGACCCGCCGGCTGTTCATTCTGGACCATGCCGAGGTGGTCTGGTACCGGGTGCTGCAACTGGGGCAGATCCATTTTGAACAGTTGAAATTCGCCCCGCTGCTTACGGGCATCCTGATCGCCTGTTTCCAGTTTCTTCCCGAGATGTGGGGGGAACGGTTCCGGCTCTCACTTCACCTGCCCGTGTCCGCAGGTTTTGTGGCCATGGGCCATCTGACAGCAGGCATTTTTGCCTATCTGCTCGTGGGACTGACAGACCTTGGCGGACTGTGGCTGATCACCAGCCTCTATTTTCCCGCCCAGGGCATCACGGTCAGTGTGCTCACGGCCCTGCCCTGGATCACGGCAGGCATCTGCGCCTATCTTGGCATGGCCCTGACCCTGTTAGAACCCAATTTTCGCCTTAAAGCCGTTAACCTGGCACTGACCGCCGGGATGTCCGGCTGCTATTTGATCAATATCCAGCCCGGGGCATTTGACCCAAGTCTTGCCGTGCTCACGTTGCCCTTGGCATTGATGATGCCGGCGGTCATGGTGCCGGTTTACAGATTTCGCTACAGGAGAATGGGATAATGAGCCGGCCATCCCTTGCTGTTTACGCATGTTTAATCATCCTGGTATCTGCGGTTTATCTGCCCATGCTCTACGACAAATTGTTTATGGATGAGGTGGAAAAAACCCATCTGTTTTACAGCCCGGTGAGCCATGATTTTATTCTCAAAGAAAAAATAGTGGGAAAGGTACCCGAAGCGGCCCGGCACATGGCCGAGGACCATCACAACAATATTGCCTACATCAAGGCCGACGGCACCTATATACCGCGTCAAACCTTTGAACGGCACCTGCCTTTTATTTTTTATAAAAACATGGAGATCTGGGGGCTTTTACCCATTACCCTGGACGGTCAAACCTTTGACCAGCCTGCCATCAAAGCGGACCGCAGGGTGCTGGAGTTCAAATCCCGGGAGCTGCCGGACCATTACCCTGAAGTGCCGTTTTATCCGCTTCTGGAATCCAACCCGGGCCAGGCCCGGCTGGTGTTTCCCGAGGACCGGTTCCGCATGACAGATATGGCCATGGAGTTCATTGATGCGGACACAAACACGCTGGATACCGTTTATACCAAAATGTACACCATCACCCTTAAAAAAAAGGGGTTTAAATTTCCGGCCCGCTCTGTGAACGGCAAATTTACCGTACTCAAGCCCTTTGACGAAGGGGTCTTTATCGTGGACCGCGATTACCGGGTTTTTCATATTAAGCGGGTGGATGACAAACCGTTGATCAACCAAACGCCCATTGCACCGGATTTAAAAATAAGGGCGATAAAAATATCCGAAAACAACCAGAAAAAATACTATGGCCTGGCCCTTGCCCAAGACGGCCGCTTGTTCCTTATGGGGTATGACAACTACCGGCTGACACCCCTCCCTTTAACCGGTTATGACCCGGACCGCATGGATGTAAAGCTGATATTCAATCCCTTGTACTGCACAGCCGTATACTCTGATGAAACAACCATCCGGGCCGTTGCCATGGATAAAGATTTTAACGTGATAAAAACTTTTGCGCACACCATGTCCCGGGCGAAAGCCAATACGGCCGCCCGTATCCGGGATATGCTGTTTCCTTTTGTACTTAAAGCTGGCCCGACTGAACAGACCGCATACGTCACCACCCGATTTGAGCCCGGCAGTATCGGCTCCCTGATCGGCATGGGACTGTGCGGTCTGTTGTTTTCGGCCGGCACAAAAATAACGACAGGCGCATGGCCTAAAATCTTGCAGACACTCACCGTAGCGCTGACCGGACTTTACGGCCTGGTTGCCATGGTCATAGCCAGGGCATGCGATTAAACTCAGAAAAAGAACCTAACCCCAGACAACGAGGAGCATAAAATGAAACGGAACACCATGGCTCAACCCAGTTTTTTACTTCGACGAGTATTGTTACTGGTCCCGCTACTGATCGGCCTGACAGCGGGCAGTGCATTCAGCCATACCTTATATATCCAGTCTTCCCGGTACCAGGCCAGTGAAGGCAAATCATTTCCGTTTTTTTTCTGTTACGGCCACTTCATCCCTGTGGCGGACGGTATCCGGGGCAAAAAACTGAACAAGGTCCAGGTCATTGCACCCGGCGGCCAGGCCCAAACCGTTGACATCATGGACATCAAAGGGCTGCACTCCCACATGGTGGCGTACAACACCCCCGGAATATGGGGACTGACCGCAGAGACAACACCTGGATATTACACCTTTTATAAAGATAAAAACGGCAAAGAGCGGCATGCCATCAAATCCATTGACCAGATCAAAGACCGGCTTGGCCAGGTGATTAAAAGCTATTATTCCAAACAATACGCCAAAACCTATGTGAAATGCGACACGCCCACAGGGCCTTTCCCGGCCAGCCTGGGCCTGCCCCTGGAGCTGGTCCCCAAACAGAATCTGTTTGAACTTAAACCAGGCAGCACCCTGGAGCTTGACGTGTACATGGACGGCAAGCCATATACGGGACAAGGAACATGGGATGCAACCTACATGGGATTTTCCACCCAGGCGGAAGATAATTTTTACCCGCACACCCAAGTAACGGGATCAAGGGTTTCCATTCCCCTGCCCACCCCCGGCAGATGGTTTATCCGCTATTCCATAAAGATGGATGCGCCGGATCAGGACAAAGACAAATACCTTCAAATGAAGCTGACCGCAACGTTGACATTACAAATTGATAATGAACGCAAAACGCCGGAGCCCGAATCCCACTGAACCGTCCCCAGCCTTCCTTGATGAAGCGCACCAATACAAGCCTGCCGGTGATTTCGGGTTTCTTTTTTTCCCTTTTGCCGAACCCGGAACCCGGCAGGCTTGCCATACACCTTTGCCAAAACATATTGACGGTATACCCCGCCTGAATTATTCTGACCACGTTTCAACCGAAAGCGCCTCTGTCTTAATCTAACGCTTTCGATGCCAAAGGATTTTGTGTTCATGCAAAAACGCTTTTTATTTCCGTCAGACAATTCATGGTCAAAAATCTGTCTGATTTTTATTTTTATAACCCTGCTCACAGGCTGTATGGCTGTGGGGCCGGATTACAAACAGCCGGACCTCGTTTCCGAAGAGGCCTGGCATGCGCCCATGCAAAAGGGGTTGAACCAGACATCGTCAGACCCCAAAATCCTGGCCCAATGGTGGACGGTGCTCAATGATCCGGTGCTCACGGGTCTGATATCCCGCGCGGTGCAAAATAATCTGGATGTAAAACTGGCCCTGGAACGTATTCGGCAGTACCGGCTGCTCAAAGGAATCGAGCAGGCAGACAGGTTGCCCACCGTCAATGCCTCGGGGGGAGCCTCCTGGACCGGCACCAGCAACGAGGACGGTACCGGTAAGGTTTCCAACGCCTATAGCGCGGGACTTGATGCAAGCTGGGAAATTGATCTGTTCGGCCGAATTCAACGCTCCATAGAAGCTGCGGACGCCACCCTTTCCGCCAAGCAGGAGGCCCTGCGGGACGCCCTGGTCAGCCTTGTGGCCGACCTTGCCTCAAGTTACATTGATGTACGCACCGCCCAGATACGCCTGAATGTTGTACGTCAGAGCATTGAATCCCAGACTGAATCGTTCCAGCTCACCCAGTGGCAGAACCAGGCGGGGCTCACCGATGAACTTGATGTCCACCAGGCACGTTACAGCCTGGAGAGCGCCAAAGCCCAGATTCCGGCCCTTGAATCCACCCTGTCCGAAGCCATGAACCGGGTGGCCGTGCTTTCGGGCCTTACCCCCGGCATCCTGAACGAGACATTGATAACGCTTCACCCGCTTCCGACCCTCCCCGACACCATTGCCGTGGGGCTTCCCGCAGATGCGTTGCGCCGCAGGCCGGACGTCAGAGAGGCGGAGTACGAACTCATTGCCCAAACCGCAAAGGTCGGGGTGGCCACAGCAGACCTTTATCCCAAACTGACCCTGTCCGGCTCCATTGGTGTGGATGCCCTAACGCCTGACGAACTTATTGACAATACGTTTGACCCATCCCACTGGGCCAGATCCCTGGCCGCCAACCTTGCTCACACCCTGTTTGATGCGGGTGCTATCCGTAAAAATATCGAGGTCCAGAACTCGTTGCAGGAACAAGCGCTGATCCAGTATAAATCGACGATCCTATCGGCCCTGGAAGAGGTTGAAAATGCCCTGGTCGCCTATGCCAAAGAACAGATTCGACTGGAACATCTCACCGTTGCCGCCCAGGAAGCCCAGACATCTGAAGACCTGGCCAAACAAAAATACGAATCAGGACTTGTTGATTTTACCACGGTACTCACATCCCAGCAGACCGTGTTATCTTATCAAAGTGATCTGGCCACAAGCCGGGGAACCTGTGTCTCCGATCTGATCACCCTTTACAAGGTCCTTGGCGGAGGCTGGTCCCCGGTCGAATCCGATGCTCCACAGGGCGGACAAAACAAACCTGAAACAAATCCAATCCCTTAACATCTTTGGAGTCCCCATGGATTTAACCGATGATATCAATGACAGATTAAAAAAGAGCGGCCCCACAAAAAAAAGTAAAAAACGGCCGTTCATCATCCTTTTGATCATAGTGATATGCGCAGCAGGGGCATATTTTTTTCTGATGCCCAAAGGCCAGCCCGGCGGGCCGGACGCCGGCGTCTCGTTTAAAACTGCACCAGTCGCTGTCACGGACATTCACGTCACCGTATCTGCCACAGGCACCCTGGAACCCACCAACGAGGTGGAGGTGGGCAGTGAATTATCCGGCACCATCCAGGAAGTGTTCGCCGATTACAATGACCAGGTGACCGAAGGCCAGGTGCTGGCACGGCTGGACATCACCGATCTGCAGGCCCAGGTGCGCAAAAGCAAGGCGTCTCTGGCATCTGCCAAGGCTTCCGTACGCCAGGCCCAGGCCACGGTGGAAGAGACACGCCTGAAATTAAAAAACCTTAAAAAAGTCCGGGAATTGAGCGGCGGCAAAGTCCCGGCCCAGACCGACATGGATGAAGCCCAGGCCAACTACACCCGGGCACAGGCTGACCAGGCCAGTGCCGAGGCCAGCGTGGCTGAAGTCCAGGCCTCTTTGGACAGCACCCTGACCGAATTGTCCAAGGCGGATATAATCTCTCCTGTGAACGGGGTTGTTTTGACCCGGGACATTGAAAAGGGGTCCACCGTGGCGGCTTCATTTGAGGCCCCGGTACTGTTTACCCTGGCCGAAGACCTGAGTAAAATGAAGCTCAATGTGGATGTGGACGAAGCGGACATCGGTGTGGTCAAAGAAGGACTTGACGCCCATTTTACCGTGGACGCCTACCCCCAGCGCCAATTTGCGGCAAAAATCCAGCAGGTCCGGTTCAATGCCACCACCACGGACGGGGTGGTCACCTATGAAACCATCATGACCTGTGACAACGCCGATTTAGCGTTGCGGCCCGGTATGACCGCCACGGCCGACATCATTGTCAAGCAGGCGGATCAGGTTTTATCTGTTCCCAGTGCGGCCTTAAGATTCTCAATGCCCAAACCCGAGGAAAACAGCAGCAGCCCGTCATTATTGAGAATGTTCATGCCAGGTCCCCCCAGACGCGGCAACCGGCAGGCCAAGCATGTGACCGTCACAGGCGGCAAAGAGCAGAAGACCGTCTGGATTCTGGATGAAAACAAGCGGCCAAGGCCTTTGCCTGTCAAGGTAGGCTTAACGGACGGGGTCAACACCCAGATTCTTGAAGGGCAGATCACCCAGGGCACCCAAGTGATTGTTTCGGCCGTCACAGAAGGCAAGTAGCGTCATGGCAGAAAAAAAATCTTCGCTAATCTCCCTGACCGGGGTTACCAAGGCTTACGGCAGCAACGAAGCCAAAATCTATGCCCTGCGGGGCATTGACCTGGCCATTGAATCCGGTGAATTTATTTCGGTGATGGGACCGTCGGGGTCGGGCAAGTCCACCTGCATGAATATCCTAGGATGTCTGGATACACCCACATCCGGCCGGTATAAATTCGGCGGGGTGGAGGTCAGCCACATGAGCCGCAAGCAACTGGCCACCCTGCGCCGGTTTTACCTGGGATTTGTATTCCAGGGTTTCAACCTGCTGAACCGGACCACAGCCATGGAAAATGTGGAACTGCCCCTGATATACAGGGGCATACCGCCCAAAGAACGTAAAGCCCTGGCAGGCAAAGCCCTTGAACAGGTGGGGCTTGCAGGACGCGAAGACCACACCCCCGGCGAGCTGTCCGGGGGCCAGCAGCAACGGGTGGCCATTGCCCGGGCCATTGCCACCACCCCGTCGGTACTGTTTGCCGACGAGCCCACGGGCAATCTGGACACAGCCAGAAGCCATGAAATCATGGAATTGTTAAAACAATTGAACCGGGAGCAGAAAATCAC
This window contains:
- a CDS encoding RodZ domain-containing protein; the encoded protein is MKKKLSVFTFSALVFGLFLIQAAQAHTPLCSCYDNGDGSVTCEGGFSDGSSAAGVQMRVEDAAGKVLNSGTMNDDSEFTFDKPAGDYKVQFDAGEGHKITVDGKEISQ
- a CDS encoding DUF4198 domain-containing protein; this translates as MKHLITAFSTLAILALSVPAFAHFQMIYTPESALNKGGTIPLAIVFTHPFEAGHTMDMGTPEQFFVTRSRGENTPKKTDLLPTLKPITWTSLTNSGAAYETEYSARGGDHIFCLVPAPYYESEEDAYIQQTTKMIVNVGGEPGAWMEPVGLDCEIVPLCKPYDRWTGNVFQGKVLFKGKPVAGAEIEIEFMNHQPLLDQKAFAGQAAAVAPQPAFVLQTIFADDNGVFTFGIPKAGWWGFAALGLDPEGTFNGKECSKDAVIWIQAKDMK
- a CDS encoding ABC transporter ATP-binding protein, translated to MHPVISVDHLCHRYGKRYIYKDLNFSISPGKIYGLLGKNGVGKTTLIKILMGFLRPVSGACKVFNEPSHKLSPAARAKIGLLFEGHVAYEFMSIRQIEKFYAPFYPNWDAGIYYRMVEKLNLGPNHLIRRMSCGQRSQVVLGLLMAQQPELLLLDDYAIGLDPGYRRLFLDEMRSYLSCGNRTVFLTSHVIQDMEDFVDEVIFLERGGQMMNIRLDHFKKNFLCFRLPIKPSTPVNGVNQETLSDISKDKLLGACAKIKNIEVHPNHMDLFTFATKADLLSELTAVGICDSMLEPVLLNLEDAFIGYTGRYS
- a CDS encoding DUF4857 domain-containing protein, whose protein sequence is MSRPSLAVYACLIILVSAVYLPMLYDKLFMDEVEKTHLFYSPVSHDFILKEKIVGKVPEAARHMAEDHHNNIAYIKADGTYIPRQTFERHLPFIFYKNMEIWGLLPITLDGQTFDQPAIKADRRVLEFKSRELPDHYPEVPFYPLLESNPGQARLVFPEDRFRMTDMAMEFIDADTNTLDTVYTKMYTITLKKKGFKFPARSVNGKFTVLKPFDEGVFIVDRDYRVFHIKRVDDKPLINQTPIAPDLKIRAIKISENNQKKYYGLALAQDGRLFLMGYDNYRLTPLPLTGYDPDRMDVKLIFNPLYCTAVYSDETTIRAVAMDKDFNVIKTFAHTMSRAKANTAARIRDMLFPFVLKAGPTEQTAYVTTRFEPGSIGSLIGMGLCGLLFSAGTKITTGAWPKILQTLTVALTGLYGLVAMVIARACD
- a CDS encoding DUF4198 domain-containing protein, yielding MKRNTMAQPSFLLRRVLLLVPLLIGLTAGSAFSHTLYIQSSRYQASEGKSFPFFFCYGHFIPVADGIRGKKLNKVQVIAPGGQAQTVDIMDIKGLHSHMVAYNTPGIWGLTAETTPGYYTFYKDKNGKERHAIKSIDQIKDRLGQVIKSYYSKQYAKTYVKCDTPTGPFPASLGLPLELVPKQNLFELKPGSTLELDVYMDGKPYTGQGTWDATYMGFSTQAEDNFYPHTQVTGSRVSIPLPTPGRWFIRYSIKMDAPDQDKDKYLQMKLTATLTLQIDNERKTPEPESH
- a CDS encoding efflux transporter outer membrane subunit; its protein translation is MQKRFLFPSDNSWSKICLIFIFITLLTGCMAVGPDYKQPDLVSEEAWHAPMQKGLNQTSSDPKILAQWWTVLNDPVLTGLISRAVQNNLDVKLALERIRQYRLLKGIEQADRLPTVNASGGASWTGTSNEDGTGKVSNAYSAGLDASWEIDLFGRIQRSIEAADATLSAKQEALRDALVSLVADLASSYIDVRTAQIRLNVVRQSIESQTESFQLTQWQNQAGLTDELDVHQARYSLESAKAQIPALESTLSEAMNRVAVLSGLTPGILNETLITLHPLPTLPDTIAVGLPADALRRRPDVREAEYELIAQTAKVGVATADLYPKLTLSGSIGVDALTPDELIDNTFDPSHWARSLAANLAHTLFDAGAIRKNIEVQNSLQEQALIQYKSTILSALEEVENALVAYAKEQIRLEHLTVAAQEAQTSEDLAKQKYESGLVDFTTVLTSQQTVLSYQSDLATSRGTCVSDLITLYKVLGGGWSPVESDAPQGGQNKPETNPIP
- a CDS encoding efflux RND transporter periplasmic adaptor subunit; amino-acid sequence: MDLTDDINDRLKKSGPTKKSKKRPFIILLIIVICAAGAYFFLMPKGQPGGPDAGVSFKTAPVAVTDIHVTVSATGTLEPTNEVEVGSELSGTIQEVFADYNDQVTEGQVLARLDITDLQAQVRKSKASLASAKASVRQAQATVEETRLKLKNLKKVRELSGGKVPAQTDMDEAQANYTRAQADQASAEASVAEVQASLDSTLTELSKADIISPVNGVVLTRDIEKGSTVAASFEAPVLFTLAEDLSKMKLNVDVDEADIGVVKEGLDAHFTVDAYPQRQFAAKIQQVRFNATTTDGVVTYETIMTCDNADLALRPGMTATADIIVKQADQVLSVPSAALRFSMPKPEENSSSPSLLRMFMPGPPRRGNRQAKHVTVTGGKEQKTVWILDENKRPRPLPVKVGLTDGVNTQILEGQITQGTQVIVSAVTEGK
- a CDS encoding ABC transporter ATP-binding protein, with product MAEKKSSLISLTGVTKAYGSNEAKIYALRGIDLAIESGEFISVMGPSGSGKSTCMNILGCLDTPTSGRYKFGGVEVSHMSRKQLATLRRFYLGFVFQGFNLLNRTTAMENVELPLIYRGIPPKERKALAGKALEQVGLAGREDHTPGELSGGQQQRVAIARAIATTPSVLFADEPTGNLDTARSHEIMELLKQLNREQKITVVMVTHESDMAAYSDRIIHFVDGQVADVEAGHPTAVKGAQDR